A DNA window from Solanum lycopersicum chromosome 3, SLM_r2.1 contains the following coding sequences:
- the LOC138347603 gene encoding uncharacterized protein, with the protein MATKLRFDCTNNMAEYETCSRRVGRQNPKTCLTCSMHKSYAKDFVRSSSDILPDYGMSLPMLFHHLFSDETSKYWYIDPLYIELMEYPVHCSYPEAKTDGLPWYFDIKKYLESEIYPADDTSSQRNSISHMELNFFLSGEVFYRRTPCLGLLRCVNVIEVAMLIKHIHAGVCGTHINGLTLARKILRAGYFLMTIDYDC; encoded by the coding sequence gttcaaggaGAGTGGGCCGTCAAAACCCAAAGACATGCCTTACGTGTAGTATGCACAAAAGTTATGCAAAAGATTTCGtaagatcgagttcagacatactcccagaTTATGGAATGAGTTTGCCGATGCTGTTTCACCATCTCTTCAGTGATGAAACATCCAAATATTGGTATATTGATCCTCTTTATATAGAACTAATGGAATATCCAGTCCATTGTTCATATCCTGAAGCAAAAACAGACGGTTTGCCatggtattttgatataaagaagtatttggAGTCCGAAATATATCCTGCAGATGACACATCCAGCCAGAGAAACTCAATAAGCCATATGGAACTCAACTTCTTTCTAAGTGGAGAAGTGTTTTATAGGAGGACTCCATGTTTAGGTCTTCTCAGATGTGTCAATGTTATTGAAGTTGCGATGCTTATTAAACATATACATGCTGGAGTCTGCGGCACGCATATCAATGGACTCACTTTGGCTAGGAAGATTCTTCGAGCTGGTTATTTTTTGATGACCATAGATTATGATTGTTGA